One Malus sylvestris chromosome 14, drMalSylv7.2, whole genome shotgun sequence DNA segment encodes these proteins:
- the LOC126600683 gene encoding short integuments 2, mitochondrial-like isoform X1, whose product MGLGSKGLVKKGMMGLGEMGFNTGGGAINWFPGHMAAATRAIRDRLKLADFVIEVRDARIPLSSANQDLQPQLRAKRSLIVLNKKDLANTNIMQKWTRFFESSKQDCLPINAHSRSSVSKLLDLVEYKLKEAISREPTLLVMVVGVPNVGKSALINNIHRIASSRFPVQGKMKRATVGPLPGVTQDIAGFKIAHQPSIYVLDTPGVLVPSIPDIETGLKLALAGSIKDSVVGEDRIAQYLLAVLNSRGTPFHWKYSNTRRMEGIQYEAEGKIGYSLKNLRPNRRKVPNKSDVLYIEDMVTEVQRALYSTLSEFNGNPEDESDLEILIEQQFEALQTALKIPNKGSEVRLMVSKKFLTLFRSGKLGTFILDDVPDDNPPS is encoded by the exons ATGGGGTTAGGGTCAAAAGGGTTGGTGAAGAAGGGGATGATGGGGTTGGGAGAGATGGGTTTCAACACCGGAGGCGGAGCCATCAATTGGTTCCCAGGCCACATGGCTGCCGCCACACGGGCCATCCGCGATCGCCTCAAGCTCGCCGACTTCGTTATCGAGGTCCGCGACGCTCGGATTCCACTGTCCTCTGCCAACCAAGACCTCCAGCCCCAACTCCGCGCCAAACGCTCCCTCATTGTCCTCAACAAGAAGGACCTCGCCAATACCAATATCATGCAA AAATGGACTCGGTTTTTCGAATCGTCCAAGCAAGATTGCCTTCCTATAAATGCACATAGCAGGAGTTCCGTTTCCAAG CTTCTCGACCTGGTGGAGTATAAGCTGAAGGAAGCGATTTCGAGGGAACCTACTCTGCTTGTTATGGTGGTTGGTGTTCCTAATGTTGGGAAATCAGCTCTAATCAATAATATTCATCGGATTGCTTCATCTCGCTTTCCCG TTCAGGGGAAGATGAAGCGCGCTACAGTGGGTCCATTGCCTGGCGTTACTCAGGACATTGCTGGATTCAAG ATTGCTCATCAGCCTAGCATATATGTTCTTGACACTCCAGGTGTTTTGGTTCCAAGTATCCCTGACATAGAGACGGGGTTAAAGCTAGCTCTAGCAG GATCTATTAAGGACTCAGTGGTAGGGGAGGATCGAATTGCTCAATACTTACTCGCAGTTCTAAATTCAAGAGGGACGCCTTTTCACTGGAAATACTCAAATACTAGGAGAATGGAAGGGATTCAATATGAAGCCGAGGGAAAAATTGGTTACAGCCTTAAGAACCTTCGACCTAATAGAAGGAAGGTGCCAAATAAGTCCGATGTGCTGTACATTGAG GATATGGTAACCGAAGTGCAACGTGCACTGTATTCAACTCTGTCAGAATTCAATGGCAACCCAGAAGATGAGAGCGACTTGGAGATACTTATTGAGCAGCAGTTTGAAGCACTGCAAACGGCCTTAAAGATACCTAATAAGGGGTCTGAAGTGCGTTTGATGGTATCAAAGAAATTTCTTACATTATTTAGGTCAGGCAAGTTGGGTACTTTCATCCTCGATGATGTCCCCGATGATAATCCGCCGTCATGA
- the LOC126600683 gene encoding short integuments 2, mitochondrial-like isoform X2, with product MGLGSKGLVKKGMMGLGEMGFNTGGGAINWFPGHMAAATRAIRDRLKLADFVIEVRDARIPLSSANQDLQPQLRAKRSLIVLNKKDLANTNIMQKWTRFFESSKQDCLPINAHSRSSVSKLLDLVEYKLKEAISREPTLLVMVVGVPNVGKSALINNIHRIASSRFPGEDEARYSGSIAWRYSGHCWIQGVLVPSIPDIETGLKLALAGSIKDSVVGEDRIAQYLLAVLNSRGTPFHWKYSNTRRMEGIQYEAEGKIGYSLKNLRPNRRKVPNKSDVLYIEDMVTEVQRALYSTLSEFNGNPEDESDLEILIEQQFEALQTALKIPNKGSEVRLMVSKKFLTLFRSGKLGTFILDDVPDDNPPS from the exons ATGGGGTTAGGGTCAAAAGGGTTGGTGAAGAAGGGGATGATGGGGTTGGGAGAGATGGGTTTCAACACCGGAGGCGGAGCCATCAATTGGTTCCCAGGCCACATGGCTGCCGCCACACGGGCCATCCGCGATCGCCTCAAGCTCGCCGACTTCGTTATCGAGGTCCGCGACGCTCGGATTCCACTGTCCTCTGCCAACCAAGACCTCCAGCCCCAACTCCGCGCCAAACGCTCCCTCATTGTCCTCAACAAGAAGGACCTCGCCAATACCAATATCATGCAA AAATGGACTCGGTTTTTCGAATCGTCCAAGCAAGATTGCCTTCCTATAAATGCACATAGCAGGAGTTCCGTTTCCAAG CTTCTCGACCTGGTGGAGTATAAGCTGAAGGAAGCGATTTCGAGGGAACCTACTCTGCTTGTTATGGTGGTTGGTGTTCCTAATGTTGGGAAATCAGCTCTAATCAATAATATTCATCGGATTGCTTCATCTCGCTTTCCCG GGGAAGATGAAGCGCGCTACAGTGGGTCCATTGCCTGGCGTTACTCAGGACATTGCTGGATTCAAG GTGTTTTGGTTCCAAGTATCCCTGACATAGAGACGGGGTTAAAGCTAGCTCTAGCAG GATCTATTAAGGACTCAGTGGTAGGGGAGGATCGAATTGCTCAATACTTACTCGCAGTTCTAAATTCAAGAGGGACGCCTTTTCACTGGAAATACTCAAATACTAGGAGAATGGAAGGGATTCAATATGAAGCCGAGGGAAAAATTGGTTACAGCCTTAAGAACCTTCGACCTAATAGAAGGAAGGTGCCAAATAAGTCCGATGTGCTGTACATTGAG GATATGGTAACCGAAGTGCAACGTGCACTGTATTCAACTCTGTCAGAATTCAATGGCAACCCAGAAGATGAGAGCGACTTGGAGATACTTATTGAGCAGCAGTTTGAAGCACTGCAAACGGCCTTAAAGATACCTAATAAGGGGTCTGAAGTGCGTTTGATGGTATCAAAGAAATTTCTTACATTATTTAGGTCAGGCAAGTTGGGTACTTTCATCCTCGATGATGTCCCCGATGATAATCCGCCGTCATGA
- the LOC126600682 gene encoding ABC transporter G family member 15-like: protein MAEGSSDYYGDQRLKENNNSGSAAGAGKYLVWEDITVAAANLKNGATSRKLLNGISGYAEPDRMMALMGPSGSGKSTLLDALAGRLPANVKVSGDVVLNGNKRSRNCTDISYVTQEDFFLGSLTVRETLTYSAHIRLPCKMTKEEKNKVVENTITKMGLQDCAGSNIGNWHLRGLSNGEKRRLSICIEILTQPHVLLLDEPTSGLDSSSSFFVIWALRNIACDGRIVICSIHQPSIDVFNLFNDLLLLAGGETVYFGEAKMAIKFFTDAGFPCPTQKNPPDHFLRCISSDFDKVLAALMLSQRINCASTDSLISQKNLTTDEIKGKLINAYKSSAFSTDARKRIREILLTERPAEPSNKGSSAIWWKQLCTLISRSSINMSRDIGYYWLRSVFYILIAVSAGSFFFHIGTNNQAIVARGKCDGFIYGLMICLSIGGIPFVIEELKVFRQERLGGHYGEALFVLSNFLSSLPFVVAMAFSSGTILYNMVKFHSGFSHYLYFCINLFCCIAVTEGTALIVAAVVPNLLMGIGAAAGITVFMMMPSLLFRRLVDLPKIFWRYPMSYLSYAAWSIQGQYKNDMIGLEFDPLVAGDPKLKGEDVLLHLYGISPDVSKWWDLAALACLLLCVRIIFYLVLKYKERASLSIQRLYAKATFQHHPKRDSLKKEQFVSNSKRHRTLNSLSSQEGLGSPLP, encoded by the exons ATGGCAGAGGGGTCGAGTGATTATTATGGAGATCAGCGACTGAAAGAGAATAATAATAGTGGATCAGCTGCAGGTGCAGGAAAGTACTTGGTGTGGGAAGATATAACGGTGGCGGCGGCGAACTTGAAAAATGGTGCAACGTCGAGAAAGTTGCTAAATGGGATTAGTGGCTACGCTGAACCTGACCGGATGATGGCACTCATGGGTCCTTCTGGCTCTGGAAAATCAACCTTACTTGATGCCTTGGCTG GGAGGCTTCCGGCAAATGTCAAAGTGTCTGGGGATGTAGTACTGAATGGGAACAAAAGAAGCAGAAACTGCACAGATATT TCATATGTAACTCAAGAAGATTTTTTCCTGGGATCACTTACAGTCAGAGAAACCCTAACATATTCAGCTCATATAAGGCTCCCGTGTAAAATGACTAAAGAGGAGAAGAATAAGGTGGTAGAAAACACTATCACAAAAATGGGGCTTCAAGATTGCGCTGGAAGCAACATCGGAAATTGGCATTTGAGAGGCTTAAGTAATGGAGAAAAGAGGAGACTCAGCATATGTATTGAAATACTTACACAACCTCATGTATTGTTGCTTGATGAACCCACCAGTGGCCTTGACAGcagttcttctttctttgtaatATGGGCTTTGAGAAACATTGCTTGTGACGGAAGAATAGTCATTTGCTCTATTCACCAACCTAGTATCGATGTCTTCAATCTCTTCAATGATCTGCTCCTCTTAGCAGGAGGTGAAACTGTTTATTTTGGAGAAGCAAAGATGGCCATAAAG TTCTTTACTGATGCCGGATTTCCTTGTCCAACACAAAAAAATCCTCCAGACCACTTCCTTCGATGTATTAGTTCAGACTTTGACAAAGTTCTAGCAGCTCTTATGCTATCTCAAAGAATCAATTGT GCATCTACAGACTCCTTAATTTCCCAAAAGAACTTGACAACAGATGAGATCAAAGGAAAGCTAATCAATGCGTACAAGTCGTCTGCATTTTCAACAGACGCAAGGAAAAGGATCCGAGAAATCTTGCTCACT GAAAGACCTGCAGAACCATCAAACAAGGGAAGTAGTGCCATATGGTGGAAGCAGCTATGCACATTGATCAGTCGATCTTCAATAAACATGTCTAGAGATATTGGGTACTACTGGTTAAGGAGTGTGTTCTACATACTAATTGCAGTGAGTGCTGGCTCTTTCTTCTTCCACATTGGAACAAACAATCAAGCAATTGTGGCAAGAGGAAAGTGTGATGGTTTCATATATGGTCTCATGATTTGCCTGTCTATTGGAGGCATACCCTTTGTTATCGAAGAATTAAAG GTATTTAGACAGGAAAGACTAGGTGGGCATTACGGGGAAGCTCTGTTTGTGCTTTCCAACTTCCTCTCCTCACTCCCTTTCGTGGTTGCCATGGCTTTCTCTTCTGGAACAATACTATACAACATGGTCAAATTTCACTCAGGATTCTCCCATTACTTATATTTTTGCATCAATCTTTTCTGCTGCATTGCTGTCACGGAAGGAACCGCATTGATTGTGGCTGCAGTGGTTCCAAACCTCTTGATGGGCATTGGAGCTGCAGCTGGCATAACT GTATTCATGATGATGCCATCTCTTCTTTTCCGGAGGCTGGTTGACCTTCCAAAAATCTTTTGGCGATacccaatgtcatacctcagcTACGCAGCATGGTCAATACAG GGTCAGTATAAGAATGACATGATTGGGCTGGAATTTGACCCTCTGGTGGCTGGAGATCCAAAGTTGAAAGGTGAGGATGTACTCCTTCACTTGTATGGGATAAGCCCTGATGTTTCCAAATGGTGGGACTTGGCTGCTTTGGCATGCTTGTTACTTTGTGTACGGATCATCTTTTACTTGGTGCTCAAGTACAAAGAAAGAGCCTCATTGTCTATACAGAGACTTTATGCCAAAGCAACATTCCAACACCATCCCAAAAGAGATTCATTGAAGAAGGAGCAATTTGTCTCCAATTCCAAGAGACACCGAACCCTAAATTCGTTATCTTCTCAAGAGGGTCTTGGATCACCACTTCCATAG